The following nucleotide sequence is from Zea mays cultivar B73 chromosome 1, Zm-B73-REFERENCE-NAM-5.0, whole genome shotgun sequence.
GCTTTGATGTTCCTTACTTATGACTAGCTTATGCGCCATAAAAAAAACTCTTATTGCCTCCCATTTATGACTAGCTTATCAGCTTTGTCCTAAGAAAACATGTGTGAATTTTGGAACTAAGTAGCTAGCTATGTTTGCTGTTTCATTTGCAGTTGCCTCTATAGGGAGCCGTTCTCGGCTAAGAGCTGGTAAGGAAAGCATGAAATCAATCGGTGAAGAAACTGAGAGCACCAGCAGAGAAACAGAAGGAAGCAAGTTTCACAGATTGAAATGCACAGATGAGGGAGAACCGTGCCTTGACAGGATCCCTAATTTCCACTGCAAAAGTTTGCCTTCAAGATATCGAGACACAAACCCAGAAGATGGCATCATGCACAAGCGCGGTTCTATGTACCAGAGTTCCAGAGAGGTTAGCAGACTCAGGAATCTCCAAGGGAGGAGCAAACTAAATTATTCGAGCAATAAAGACACATTTATGTCCTTTGAGGTTGCCAATTTGTCCTCTCGGCCTAGCACAAGTGGTGCTTGCTCCTTTCCACTGCGGAGCAATTCATGCAACACAAGGTCTTCTATGGGGACAAACCATAGAATTCATCAAGCTTCCAGGGAGGTTATGAGGTTTTCACTCCATGAGATTCCTGAGGATGATTTGACACTCGAGAGACCACGCAGGGACTGCAATTTGTTGAAAATTGATGCAGTAGACAGTTTCCTGGAGAAAGCGCTTGAAGAAGATACCACCAATGGTTCATGCACAAATGCAACCCCTCATTGGCCAGAAGACAGTTGTAGCAAAGTTGGAGGATCATATTGCCAACAGCCAGTTGGTTTTTGTCCTGATGAAAGAGATGTAGTTAATTTGCCCAAGTCCTTGTCAACGAAGGTGGGTGTTTTTGATGCTACCTGCCCATCAGAGTGTGTTGGCAACAAAAAGATTCGTTCTAGTCCATTCAAGAAAATTCTTGATCCTATCATGAAGTCGAAGTCTCAACGGAACCCTTCTCTGCTGGAAACAGAAGATTCAAAATCTAGTAGTATTCCATTTGGAGGAAAAGGCAGGGTATTACGCAAATCTTTATTAAGTGATATCTCAAGGGCTGAGCAAAGACTTGCACCTGATTGCCAGACAGATGGGGAAGCCCAGAAATTGACCGTTACTTCATCGCCAACTCATCTTCATGCTGTTATTAAATTGGACCCAAATAATGGTGCTTTCGGTTTCGCGTTTAGTACAAAAGGTCCAGAAGAGTTAATATATGTTAATACATGGAAAGCTGGGGATGAACTGAATTGGATTTACACTTTTCATAGCAGTGGCAAGCAAACAAGCACTGTGGGAAGAACCTCAAAGGACAGGCATGGGTGTCTACCTCCAATTGTAGGCCAGATGCATGTGTCTTCCTTTTTGTACTCTAGCGTTGGAGAAGATGGTATTTTAAAGACCTCAGCCACCACTGAATTTGTTTTGTATGACATTGCTCATGCAAGACGGAGTTCTGCTGTTGAGAGAATTCAATGTACAGATGCCATTCGACCATCATTCTGCAATGCTGTCAATAATTCAATGTCTGGACATACCAGAAATGATCTGGTGCAAAGACAAAATACTACAAGGATTGACTCAGATCTATCAACATCTTGTCTCTGGTCTCGAGAAGATCTTCATCCTCATTTGGAGGTTGCTGCCATTGTAATCCAGGCACCACTTCATAAAACGAAGTCCAAAGAATTGAAAGCTGGATCGTCACCTGGTACTATCAAAGCGGTTACAGCAGGTGGTGCACATGGGTTACCAAGGGATGATGAGGCAAGCCCATCACCATTACTTGACCGTCTAAAGTCTGGTGGAGCCTGTGATTGTGGTGGATGGGACATGTCATGCCCAATTGTTGTTCTTGACAATGCATATGATGGTTACTGGGCTGATTCCGTAATGAATGAAAGCAAAGCTCCTATGGAGTTATTTGCTCAGGTACGCCTGATTATCTCTTATTATTTTATCAGATAAATGGTGGTTACTGCTGCATATTTTAGAAAGTGCAGGGACAACTAAACTTGACAAAAGTAAGATTTTGTATGTCCAAATATTCATGTTTCCACAAATAGCTGCCTGTGACATTTTAAGATCAGCTAGGATACAAGTTTGCTATTTGTAGATGCATTTAAAGTTATCAGGGTAGTTCTGTAGTTGTTTGTTGTTTTACCCTCCCTAAAATCTGTGCAACAAGACATTAACAAATATTTTTGTACAAAATATTTATGATCATGTTCTGAAACTATATCGGCTAAATCACACATTTAATTTTTATGTCACAAATGTTTGAACAGGGTAACAAAGAAGTTCTCCCTGCCCTTTCGATGAAGGCGG
It contains:
- the LOC118476023 gene encoding uncharacterized protein, whose protein sequence is MKSIGEETESTSRETEGSKFHRLKCTDEGEPCLDRIPNFHCKSLPSRYRDTNPEDGIMHKRGSMYQSSREVSRLRNLQGRSKLNYSSNKDTFMSFEVANLSSRPSTSGACSFPLRSNSCNTRSSMGTNHRIHQASREVMRFSLHEIPEDDLTLERPRRDCNLLKIDAVDSFLEKALEEDTTNGSCTNATPHWPEDSCSKVGGSYCQQPVGFCPDERDVVNLPKSLSTKVGVFDATCPSECVGNKKIRSSPFKKILDPIMKSKSQRNPSLLETEDSKSSSIPFGGKGRVLRKSLLSDISRAEQRLAPDCQTDGEAQKLTVTSSPTHLHAVIKLDPNNGAFGFAFSTKGPEELIYVNTWKAGDELNWIYTFHSSGKQTSTVGRTSKDRHGCLPPIVGQMHVSSFLYSSVGEDGILKTSATTEFVLYDIAHARRSSAVERIQCTDAIRPSFCNAVNNSMSGHTRNDLVQRQNTTRIDSDLSTSCLWSREDLHPHLEVAAIVIQAPLHKTKSKELKAGSSPGTIKAVTAGGAHGLPRDDEASPSPLLDRLKSGGACDCGGWDMSCPIVVLDNAYDGYWADSVMNESKAPMELFAQGNKEVLPALSMKADGNGHFSVDFHAGLSALQAFSICVSLLHCSEASSDIGIEKFKNKLYSSSLKILLKEEVRQLINSVTPKEKKPKSRNEKTPPSIVIDPPFSPMGRV